In Streptomyces longhuiensis, the following proteins share a genomic window:
- a CDS encoding aromatic ring-hydroxylating oxygenase subunit alpha: MTTSEQAPAAKEPTKGTVKEPVKGAARPQRRAAADKIGRQDWSSWPHYDNAASGFRGYWYPVTWSTHITEKPLPFTICGEKITLIRDAGKAYALHNRCPHRGVPLSEGDQQFPGTVSCPYHGWTFDLPTGKLSAVITDGPGCRLTGKLGVRTYAVEERLGMVWVYIPVADEEPHPIDEQLPEELVSNAFVMGGRIEPRCGNWRFACENGFDEGHAKYLHRTALWRLLKPMPTWNITRIVPQGRWIYRVQDEVHWDADFPGVGRWSNKRWWKKQPPKETFNLGNTGKADDVDPVIEAQEFPGFASLSMPGVLRIAYPKFIHYEFYVPVDADNHRYVGVMVNFTQGWETLRFYGKYLGAIRWLFHGEFSGQDAWMVDVTDAPPEKLYRPDVSLTAWRNLSEEEYGKKLAAAGATEQDTTEKEA, translated from the coding sequence ATGACGACGAGTGAGCAAGCCCCCGCCGCGAAGGAACCCACCAAGGGGACTGTCAAGGAGCCCGTCAAGGGGGCGGCCCGGCCGCAGCGGCGCGCGGCCGCCGACAAGATCGGCCGGCAGGACTGGTCGTCCTGGCCCCACTACGACAACGCGGCATCCGGGTTCCGCGGCTACTGGTACCCGGTGACCTGGTCGACCCACATCACCGAGAAACCCCTCCCGTTCACGATATGCGGCGAGAAGATCACGCTGATCCGCGACGCCGGCAAGGCCTATGCGCTGCACAACCGCTGCCCGCACCGCGGGGTCCCGCTCTCCGAGGGCGATCAGCAGTTTCCCGGCACCGTCAGTTGCCCGTACCACGGCTGGACCTTCGACCTGCCCACGGGCAAGCTGTCGGCGGTCATCACCGACGGCCCCGGCTGCCGGCTCACGGGCAAGCTGGGCGTGCGTACGTACGCGGTCGAGGAGCGGCTCGGCATGGTCTGGGTGTACATCCCGGTCGCCGACGAGGAGCCGCACCCGATCGACGAGCAGTTGCCCGAGGAGCTGGTCTCGAACGCCTTCGTGATGGGTGGCCGCATCGAGCCGCGCTGCGGCAACTGGCGGTTCGCCTGTGAGAACGGCTTCGACGAGGGGCACGCCAAGTACCTGCACCGGACCGCACTTTGGCGCCTTCTCAAGCCGATGCCGACCTGGAACATCACCCGGATCGTGCCGCAGGGCCGCTGGATCTACCGCGTGCAGGACGAGGTCCACTGGGACGCCGACTTCCCGGGCGTCGGCCGGTGGTCCAACAAGCGGTGGTGGAAGAAGCAGCCCCCCAAGGAGACGTTCAACCTCGGCAACACCGGCAAGGCCGACGACGTCGACCCCGTGATCGAGGCCCAGGAGTTCCCCGGCTTCGCCTCCCTGTCGATGCCCGGCGTGCTGCGCATCGCGTACCCGAAGTTCATCCACTACGAGTTCTACGTCCCGGTGGACGCTGACAACCACCGCTACGTCGGCGTGATGGTCAACTTCACGCAGGGCTGGGAGACCCTCCGCTTCTACGGCAAGTATCTGGGCGCCATCCGCTGGCTGTTCCACGGCGAGTTCTCCGGCCAGGACGCCTGGATGGTCGACGTGACCGACGCGCCCCCGGAGAAGCTCTACCGCCCCGACGTCTCGCTGACCGCCTGGCGGAACCTCAGCGAGGAGGAGTACGGCAAGAAGCTCGCCGCCGCCGGCGCGACCGAGCAGGACACCACCGAGAAGGAGGCCTGA
- a CDS encoding catechol 1,2-dioxygenase, translated as MTEIVLGVGASHSTLMNTHWEETLHKDRAERFRDALGAARDELARARPDTVVLVGSNHFRGFWLDLIPAFTLGVGECVASGESGTPKGPQPVDVPLAQHLADTLVEGGRFDAAFSARLQIDHGQSHAIQYLLDGLDVEIVPLVVNVFAHPLPTLERCEQLGRAIREAVLAFPGERRVAVVGSGGLSHRLPWPDWRDPHGEDEEFMVGAWLNGRENWQDYDARRREIIRAAEAALTPEFDDAFLTLLERGEAHKLTAYTTEEMEKAAGNGAQELRTWLLMAAALDHAPARRLAYEPMPEWLTGMGVAVLDPKSEKNADTGSAAGPGA; from the coding sequence ATGACCGAGATCGTGCTCGGCGTGGGGGCCTCCCACAGCACCCTGATGAACACGCACTGGGAGGAGACCCTCCACAAGGACCGTGCCGAACGCTTCCGCGACGCGCTCGGCGCGGCACGCGACGAGCTGGCCAGGGCCCGGCCCGACACCGTCGTCCTCGTCGGCTCCAACCACTTCCGCGGGTTCTGGCTCGACCTGATCCCAGCCTTCACGCTCGGTGTCGGCGAATGCGTCGCGAGCGGCGAGTCCGGCACTCCGAAGGGCCCGCAGCCCGTGGACGTGCCGCTCGCACAGCACCTCGCCGACACTCTGGTGGAGGGCGGGCGTTTCGACGCGGCGTTCTCCGCGCGCCTGCAGATCGACCACGGGCAATCGCATGCGATCCAGTACCTGCTTGACGGTCTGGACGTGGAGATCGTGCCGCTGGTGGTGAACGTCTTCGCGCATCCGCTGCCGACACTGGAGCGGTGCGAGCAGCTGGGCCGGGCGATCCGCGAGGCCGTGCTCGCGTTCCCGGGCGAGCGGCGGGTCGCGGTGGTCGGCTCGGGCGGGCTCTCGCACCGGCTGCCGTGGCCGGACTGGCGTGATCCGCACGGCGAGGACGAGGAGTTCATGGTCGGCGCCTGGCTGAACGGCCGGGAGAACTGGCAGGACTACGACGCCCGCCGCCGCGAGATCATCCGGGCCGCCGAGGCCGCCCTCACTCCGGAGTTCGACGACGCGTTCCTGACGCTCCTCGAACGCGGAGAGGCACACAAGCTCACCGCGTACACGACCGAGGAAATGGAGAAGGCGGCGGGCAACGGCGCTCAGGAACTGCGTACGTGGCTGTTGATGGCCGCTGCCCTCGACCACGCGCCCGCGCGACGTCTCGCCTACGAGCCGATGCCCGAGTGGCTCACCGGGATGGGGGTCGCCGTCCTCGATCCGAAGTCCGAAAAGAACGCGGACACGGGGTCAGCCGCCGGGCCGGGGGCATGA
- a CDS encoding IclR family transcriptional regulator has translation MVERWHPPAQPHGFVLGRRPAEPVLAGESGADPMNSVLGKVRPILEAFTADDSALPLAELVRRSGVAKATVHRLAQELVTWGLLEREGCDYRLGLRLFELGERVHRQRILREAVQPYMEDLLLITRETIHFAIPDSLDVVYLDKIFPHRGLNAESRVAGRLPLYCTGTGKAILAHSPPSLFVDVVRGGLKPVTRHTVVSPGRLRAQLDRIREEGIALESEEIRLGYASLAVPVFAGRTSLVGALSITAPTYRMDAAGHAAALRTAALGIGRSLA, from the coding sequence ATGGTCGAGCGGTGGCACCCGCCCGCGCAGCCGCACGGGTTCGTGCTCGGCCGGCGCCCGGCCGAGCCCGTGCTCGCGGGCGAGTCCGGCGCCGACCCGATGAACTCCGTTCTGGGCAAGGTCCGTCCGATCCTGGAGGCGTTCACCGCCGACGACAGCGCGCTCCCGCTGGCCGAGCTGGTGCGCCGGTCGGGCGTGGCCAAGGCCACGGTGCACCGGCTCGCCCAGGAGCTGGTCACCTGGGGTCTCTTGGAGCGGGAGGGGTGCGACTACCGGCTCGGACTGCGCCTGTTCGAGCTGGGCGAGCGGGTACACCGGCAGCGGATCCTGCGCGAGGCCGTGCAGCCGTACATGGAGGATCTGCTCCTCATCACCCGGGAGACCATCCACTTCGCCATCCCCGACAGCCTGGACGTCGTCTACCTGGACAAGATCTTCCCGCACCGCGGGCTGAACGCCGAGTCCCGGGTGGCGGGCCGGCTCCCGCTGTACTGCACGGGGACGGGCAAGGCGATCCTGGCGCACTCGCCGCCGTCGCTCTTCGTCGACGTGGTGCGGGGCGGCCTCAAGCCGGTCACCCGGCACACGGTCGTCTCGCCAGGCCGGCTGCGCGCCCAGCTGGACCGGATCCGGGAGGAGGGCATCGCCCTGGAGAGCGAGGAGATCCGGCTCGGCTACGCGAGCCTGGCCGTACCGGTGTTCGCCGGGCGGACCAGCCTGGTGGGTGCGCTGTCCATCACGGCACCCACGTACCGGATGGACGCGGCCGGGCACGCGGCGGCGCTGCGGACCGCGGCGCTCGGCATCGGGCGATCGCTGGCCTGA
- a CDS encoding M20 family metallopeptidase encodes MSAEGSTDRSSDGLAGLDEQRRGWAQEAWQHVTDERLRELIVGLIGIPSPTGDERPLAEHITSTLASVGLRAACQPLDGRQANAWARLEGDGTGPDLMLYAPIDTLTVGEESEDLPWIGPELREDMRPRATVHDDLVTGLGASNPKGHAACVMMAAEAISLAGIPLTGDLVVAFGAGGMPTNARPGSDRLNTGQGAGCSFLLEQGVWTDYAVIAKPGWTVSWDEVGLVWFEVTVHGTHTYAGSRHRLPYDNAIDRAGDVVRHLEEWFVGYAERHTSGTVAPQGIVSSVRGGWPRMAAVTPAVCTLRVDLRISPDTTPMQAKREFTAAVEGLKRKLPGLDATVEMILAIPGTRTSRESWVFRSAAAGWEAFEGRPHEAVGGNSGATDANILRGRGIPTVRVGMPKVADAPFDIDFSRGMNTVSVREMKKLTRHLIRTAVDTVTRSRSEVESRAEPDSREEQEGATA; translated from the coding sequence GTGAGCGCCGAGGGGAGCACCGACAGGAGTTCCGACGGTCTCGCGGGGCTCGACGAGCAGCGTCGCGGCTGGGCCCAGGAGGCCTGGCAGCACGTCACCGACGAGCGACTGCGCGAGCTGATTGTGGGCCTGATCGGCATCCCGAGCCCGACCGGTGACGAACGACCCCTCGCCGAGCACATCACCTCCACACTCGCGTCCGTCGGCCTGCGCGCGGCCTGCCAGCCGCTCGACGGGCGGCAGGCGAACGCCTGGGCCCGGCTCGAAGGCGACGGCACGGGGCCCGACCTGATGCTCTACGCCCCCATCGACACCCTCACGGTGGGCGAGGAGAGCGAGGACCTGCCGTGGATCGGTCCTGAGCTGCGGGAGGACATGCGCCCGCGGGCCACGGTCCACGACGACCTGGTGACGGGCCTCGGCGCCTCCAACCCGAAGGGCCACGCGGCCTGCGTGATGATGGCAGCCGAGGCGATCTCACTGGCCGGCATCCCGCTCACCGGGGACCTGGTCGTCGCGTTCGGCGCGGGTGGCATGCCGACCAACGCCCGGCCGGGCAGCGACCGCCTCAACACCGGTCAGGGCGCGGGCTGTTCCTTCCTCCTCGAACAGGGTGTGTGGACCGATTACGCGGTCATCGCCAAGCCGGGGTGGACAGTGTCGTGGGACGAGGTCGGCCTGGTGTGGTTCGAGGTGACGGTCCACGGCACCCACACGTACGCGGGCTCGCGCCACCGGCTCCCGTACGACAACGCGATCGACCGCGCCGGTGATGTCGTGAGGCATCTGGAGGAGTGGTTCGTCGGGTACGCCGAGCGGCACACCAGCGGCACCGTCGCCCCGCAGGGCATCGTCTCGTCGGTGCGCGGCGGCTGGCCGCGGATGGCCGCGGTGACGCCGGCCGTCTGCACCCTGCGCGTCGATCTGCGGATCAGCCCGGATACGACACCGATGCAGGCCAAGCGTGAATTCACGGCCGCAGTGGAGGGGCTGAAGCGGAAGCTGCCAGGACTCGACGCGACCGTGGAGATGATCCTGGCGATCCCCGGCACGCGGACCAGCCGCGAGAGCTGGGTCTTCCGCAGCGCGGCCGCGGGGTGGGAGGCCTTCGAGGGCCGCCCGCACGAAGCCGTGGGCGGTAACAGCGGGGCGACCGACGCGAACATCCTGCGCGGGCGCGGCATCCCGACGGTGCGCGTGGGCATGCCGAAGGTGGCCGATGCACCTTTCGACATCGACTTCTCCCGCGGGATGAACACCGTCTCCGTACGGGAGATGAAGAAGCTGACCCGCCATCTGATCCGGACGGCCGTTGACACGGTCACCCGCTCCCGCAGCGAAGTGGAATCCCGTGCCGAGCCGGATTCCCGCGAAGAGCAGGAAGGAGCAACCGCATGA
- a CDS encoding NAD(P)/FAD-dependent oxidoreductase, with translation MSQLTDATGESDPVEDTDVLIIGAGPAGLYGAYYAGFRGLSVAVMDVLPQLGGQISAMYPEKPIFDIAGFLSVRGRDLVDGLVAQAEPYRPRYLLGHRATELTHDPDDGRPVVRSDQGATVRARAVVITGGVGTFTPRPLPAGEDFLGRGLEYFVPDPSVHAGKDVVVVGGGDSAFDWAALLAPIARSVTLVHRTARFRAHTASVEKVRALGVEIVTDSEVSRLIGADRVDQAEIRHRTTKETRLVPAGTVVAALGFLADLGPLQHWGLDLQARKITVDTRMATNLPRVFAAGDITDYPGKVRLISVGFGEAATAVNNAATVIDPEAALFPGHSTEKEH, from the coding sequence ATGAGCCAACTCACCGACGCCACCGGCGAATCCGACCCCGTCGAGGACACCGACGTCCTGATCATCGGCGCCGGTCCGGCCGGCCTCTACGGTGCCTACTACGCGGGCTTTCGCGGCCTCAGCGTCGCCGTCATGGACGTCCTGCCACAGCTCGGCGGCCAGATCAGCGCGATGTACCCCGAGAAGCCGATCTTCGACATCGCCGGGTTTCTCTCCGTGCGCGGCCGCGACCTCGTGGACGGTCTCGTCGCCCAGGCCGAGCCGTACCGCCCCCGCTACCTGCTCGGCCACCGCGCCACCGAGCTGACGCACGACCCCGACGACGGCCGCCCGGTGGTCCGCAGCGACCAGGGGGCGACGGTGCGTGCGCGGGCCGTCGTCATCACCGGCGGGGTGGGAACGTTCACGCCGCGGCCGCTGCCTGCCGGGGAGGACTTCCTCGGCCGGGGCCTGGAGTACTTCGTGCCGGACCCGTCCGTGCACGCGGGCAAGGACGTGGTGGTCGTGGGCGGCGGCGACAGCGCCTTCGACTGGGCGGCCCTCCTCGCGCCGATCGCCCGCTCGGTCACCCTGGTGCACCGCACCGCCCGCTTCCGCGCGCACACCGCGTCCGTCGAGAAGGTCCGTGCCCTCGGCGTGGAGATCGTCACCGACAGCGAGGTGAGCCGCCTCATCGGCGCCGACCGGGTGGACCAGGCGGAGATCCGGCACCGTACGACCAAGGAGACCCGCCTGGTGCCTGCCGGCACAGTGGTCGCGGCCCTCGGCTTTCTCGCCGACCTCGGCCCCTTGCAGCACTGGGGGCTCGACCTCCAGGCCCGGAAGATCACCGTCGACACCCGGATGGCCACCAACCTGCCTCGCGTGTTCGCCGCGGGCGACATCACCGACTACCCGGGCAAGGTCCGGCTGATCTCGGTCGGCTTCGGCGAGGCCGCCACCGCCGTCAACAACGCGGCCACCGTCATCGATCCGGAGGCGGCCCTGTTC